The genomic segment CCGACCACGACAACGTCGACCTTCTTGGGCAACGACCCCTGCAGAGTCGCCGCGGTGACCGGCCCTTCGAGGAGGCTGGCACCGAGAGCACCGAGCCCGGTTGCCAGGGAGCCCTTGAGAAGGGTTCGACGGTCGAGGGTCATCTAGTTCTCCTGCGTGGATAGTCAAAAGATGAACATGTGTCAGGTTTAGGTTTGGATGCTACAGTGCGTATGTGCCTGCTGTCACGGCTTTACCCACCACCGGAGCGAGTGGCCTTCGTCGCACTCCGACCCAGACTCGTTCCCGTGAACGGGTCGAACGGATCTTGGAAAGCGCGTCCGCCATCGTGGTTCAGCACGGCGTCGACGCGCTGAGCACCCGAGACATCGCGGTAGCTGCTGGCGTACCCATTGCCTCGCTGTACCAATACTTCTCTGACCGAGACGCGATCCTGTTGGCATTGGTCGAGCGCGACACCCACGAGATGGACGAGCAGGTCGCACAAGACCTGGCCACCGTCGAGGATCTCTCGATCGCCGCACTGGTCGAAACCACCATGCGCGCGTACGTGAAGGTCTACGCCCGGCGACCAGACTTCGTCGAGATCTGGCTCCGCGGCCGGACCAATGCCGCCATCAATGAGTTCGGTCGCCAGCACAATCAGCGGACCGCTCAAGAGCTCCGCGCGTTCGCGATTGAGGCAGGACTCGCTCGCACCGACCTTCCGGCAGCGGCAGCAGAGTTCGCCGTCGAGATCGGCGATCGATGCTTCCAGCTCGCCTACGAACACGATCTTGCCGGCGACACCTACCTGATCGAGCAGGGCATCGTCATGGTCAGCGCCTACCTCCGCGGCTTTTCGAAGTGACCGACTACCAACCCGTGCGGGACGCGGTGGCAGCCGCCTGCCGCAGACTCGCCGCCGAAGGCCTGCTGATCGGCACCGCAGGCAATGTCAG from the Aeromicrobium panaciterrae genome contains:
- a CDS encoding TetR/AcrR family transcriptional regulator, encoding MPAVTALPTTGASGLRRTPTQTRSRERVERILESASAIVVQHGVDALSTRDIAVAAGVPIASLYQYFSDRDAILLALVERDTHEMDEQVAQDLATVEDLSIAALVETTMRAYVKVYARRPDFVEIWLRGRTNAAINEFGRQHNQRTAQELRAFAIEAGLARTDLPAAAAEFAVEIGDRCFQLAYEHDLAGDTYLIEQGIVMVSAYLRGFSK